From Halodesulfovibrio aestuarii DSM 17919 = ATCC 29578, the proteins below share one genomic window:
- a CDS encoding OmpA/MotB family protein, with amino-acid sequence MARKKKQEEPEGVPAWLVTFSDLVTLLLTFFVLILSMSSMDKTLLVQMNPFERGLGVINYHGSGRVPQRIKLILELVSDPKSAFEQRDRIKDLLFPEDVLPPDIDMSTLDRNLRILQKPEGLAIALTNDLVFKPGSYQLTPSAKKLLSQVVLMLQYTSADTNISGHADNTGRNIAANYPLSGKRAMAVLEYFLAQGLKPERFSISGYGADKPLESNATEYGRAQNRRVEILIKTTQRLGRYL; translated from the coding sequence ATGGCACGTAAAAAAAAGCAAGAAGAACCAGAAGGCGTCCCCGCATGGCTGGTGACCTTTTCTGACCTTGTGACACTGTTACTTACATTCTTCGTACTCATCCTCAGTATGTCTTCAATGGATAAGACCCTGCTTGTGCAGATGAACCCGTTTGAACGCGGTCTGGGAGTTATCAACTACCACGGCTCCGGACGAGTACCACAACGCATCAAACTTATTCTGGAACTTGTTTCCGATCCAAAATCTGCCTTTGAGCAGAGAGATAGAATTAAGGACTTGTTATTTCCGGAGGACGTTCTACCGCCGGATATTGATATGAGCACGCTGGATCGTAACTTACGCATCCTGCAAAAGCCGGAAGGTCTTGCAATTGCCCTGACAAACGATCTTGTTTTTAAACCGGGCAGTTACCAGCTGACACCTTCTGCAAAAAAACTGCTCTCACAAGTGGTGCTGATGCTGCAATACACATCAGCAGATACGAACATTTCCGGTCACGCAGATAATACAGGCCGCAATATTGCTGCCAACTATCCGCTTTCCGGAAAAAGGGCGATGGCTGTACTTGAATACTTTTTGGCACAGGGGCTAAAACCGGAACGCTTTTCCATAAGCGGATACGGCGCTGACAAGCCCCTAGAGTCCAACGCAACAGAGTACGGACGAGCACAAAATAGACGAGTAGAAATTCTGATTAAAACAACCCAGCGTCTTGGACGCTATCTATAA
- a CDS encoding flagellar basal body-associated FliL family protein, with the protein MIEEGKETKKKSGKMKWIIMLLILLLLGGGGYFAYTTYFQKSTETAEPQDVQLEEVDPSDSQVVTLPSFLVNLSDPLGRRYIKLTLDVEVASPEAAQVLESASAKVRDAVILLLSSKSYADLASLESKILLKNELVTRLNQIIGSSKVVRVYFTELVIQ; encoded by the coding sequence GTGATTGAAGAAGGAAAAGAAACAAAGAAAAAAAGCGGAAAGATGAAATGGATCATCATGCTTTTGATCCTTCTGCTTCTTGGAGGCGGCGGGTACTTCGCGTACACAACGTACTTCCAAAAATCTACCGAAACGGCAGAGCCTCAGGATGTCCAGCTTGAAGAAGTTGACCCTTCTGATTCGCAAGTGGTCACCCTGCCAAGTTTCCTTGTAAACCTCTCTGACCCGCTCGGGCGACGCTACATTAAGCTTACTCTTGATGTAGAAGTTGCCAGTCCGGAAGCTGCACAGGTTCTGGAAAGCGCAAGCGCTAAGGTGCGCGATGCAGTCATTCTGCTTCTTTCCAGCAAGTCATACGCAGATCTTGCTTCGCTTGAGAGCAAAATCCTGCTTAAAAATGAACTGGTGACACGTCTCAACCAGATCATTGGCAGCTCTAAAGTTGTACGTGTGTATTTTACAGAACTGGTTATCCAGTAA
- the fliN gene encoding flagellar motor switch protein FliN produces the protein MSEDVNQDLLAEQWAAALEEQDDDSIGGGTSQNMSQNEALAEEWAAALASEEQEIVQKEKEQSVLSSKAHEAEFKDLTEDAKAIRPESGKHELDFILDIPLDVSAELGRTRLLINELLQLGQGSVVELNKLAGEPLEIFVNGKLVARGEAVVINEKFGVRLTDIISPIERVKQLA, from the coding sequence ATGTCTGAAGATGTGAACCAGGATTTACTGGCTGAACAGTGGGCTGCAGCTCTTGAAGAGCAGGATGATGACTCAATCGGTGGCGGCACCTCTCAAAATATGAGTCAGAACGAAGCGCTGGCAGAAGAATGGGCAGCAGCTCTTGCCAGTGAAGAACAAGAAATAGTTCAAAAAGAAAAAGAACAGAGCGTACTCTCCAGTAAGGCTCATGAAGCAGAGTTCAAGGATTTGACAGAGGATGCAAAAGCCATCCGTCCAGAATCCGGCAAACACGAACTCGACTTTATTCTCGACATCCCTCTTGATGTTTCCGCAGAACTGGGTCGCACACGCCTGCTCATCAACGAACTGCTTCAGCTTGGTCAAGGCTCCGTTGTTGAACTGAACAAGCTCGCAGGTGAACCTCTTGAAATCTTTGTTAATGGCAAGCTGGTAGCCCGTGGTGAAGCTGTTGTTATCAACGAAAAATTCGGGGTACGCTTGACCGATATCATCAGCCCAATCGAAAGGGTGAAACAACTTGCATAA
- the fliO gene encoding flagellar biosynthetic protein FliO → MHNILVTAAHAAIDSSAEIVNGTSPAVPEVVGWGSYIQAIGILLLLLGGLYGLLWFVKKVGMNKGLRGKKCGKLTLDIEERFHLAPKKQLVVVRFLNKRLLLGVTDHQINLLSETETEDDSSDSSDTKEFKKIMGQLRDTDSDS, encoded by the coding sequence TTGCATAACATTTTAGTGACAGCAGCCCACGCGGCTATCGACTCTTCCGCTGAAATCGTCAACGGAACGTCACCCGCTGTCCCTGAGGTGGTCGGTTGGGGAAGCTATATTCAGGCTATCGGCATTCTGCTACTACTTTTAGGTGGACTATACGGACTGCTCTGGTTTGTTAAGAAAGTCGGTATGAATAAGGGCCTTAGAGGTAAAAAATGTGGCAAACTCACTCTCGATATCGAAGAAAGATTCCATCTTGCGCCTAAAAAGCAACTAGTCGTGGTACGCTTCTTGAATAAAAGGCTATTACTGGGGGTTACAGACCACCAGATAAACCTTTTATCTGAAACGGAAACGGAAGATGACTCTAGCGACTCCTCTGACACAAAAGAATTTAAAAAAATTATGGGCCAGCTCCGCGACACGGATTCTGACTCTTAG
- the fliP gene encoding flagellar type III secretion system pore protein FliP (The bacterial flagellar biogenesis protein FliP forms a type III secretion system (T3SS)-type pore required for flagellar assembly.) translates to MTLATPLTQKNLKKLWASSATRILTLSAFILLVPAVAFAARDLAVPSLSLALGAGQSEPENVSVLLEILFLLTILSLAPAIMLTVTSFTRIIIVFSFLRQALGTQQLPPSQVLASLAIFMTFIIMRPVGVAINDNALQPYLNEEIGFTQALDVAQQPLREFMFKHTREKDLSLFYSISKMERPKTKAEVPTMMLAAAYVISELKTGFTIGFLIYVPFLIIDMVVSSILLAMGMMMLPPMMVSMPFKLLLFVLVDGWSLLTGSLVNSFLL, encoded by the coding sequence ATGACTCTAGCGACTCCTCTGACACAAAAGAATTTAAAAAAATTATGGGCCAGCTCCGCGACACGGATTCTGACTCTTAGTGCTTTCATACTGCTGGTTCCCGCTGTAGCATTTGCTGCGCGGGACCTTGCAGTACCATCCCTCTCGCTGGCATTAGGTGCAGGCCAGTCAGAACCGGAGAACGTCTCCGTTCTGTTAGAAATCCTGTTCCTGCTCACTATTCTGTCACTGGCACCAGCCATCATGCTGACAGTAACCAGCTTCACCCGCATCATCATTGTCTTTTCCTTTTTGCGTCAGGCATTAGGAACACAGCAGCTGCCACCTTCTCAGGTTTTGGCCAGCCTCGCTATTTTTATGACATTCATCATTATGCGCCCTGTCGGCGTTGCAATTAACGACAATGCTCTGCAACCCTACCTTAACGAAGAAATAGGCTTCACACAGGCTCTGGATGTGGCACAACAGCCACTTAGAGAGTTTATGTTTAAGCATACACGCGAAAAAGATCTCTCTTTGTTCTATTCCATCAGCAAAATGGAACGACCAAAAACAAAGGCTGAAGTTCCAACCATGATGCTGGCAGCAGCCTACGTCATCAGTGAACTCAAAACCGGCTTTACTATCGGCTTCCTCATCTATGTACCATTCCTCATAATCGACATGGTCGTCTCGAGTATTCTGCTTGCAATGGGTATGATGATGCTGCCGCCGATGATGGTTTCCATGCCGTTTAAACTGCTTCTTTTCGTTCTGGTAGACGGCTGGAGCCTGCTCACCGGCTCTCTCGTTAACAGCTTCCTATTGTGA
- the fliQ gene encoding flagellar biosynthesis protein FliQ — protein MTPEFVIGYARKAIELTLMISLPMLLVGLIVGLIVSIIQAATQVQEQTLTFVPKIIAIFISLLIAFPWIMEKMTTFTREVFMNIPTYIR, from the coding sequence ATGACACCCGAATTCGTTATCGGCTATGCCCGTAAAGCAATCGAGCTCACACTCATGATCTCGCTGCCTATGCTCCTTGTAGGTCTGATTGTCGGTCTGATCGTATCCATCATTCAGGCGGCAACACAGGTGCAGGAGCAAACCCTGACCTTTGTACCGAAAATTATCGCTATCTTCATATCGCTTCTCATAGCATTCCCGTGGATTATGGAAAAAATGACCACCTTTACGCGAGAAGTCTTTATGAATATCCCAACGTATATTCGCTAA
- a CDS encoding zinc dependent phospholipase C family protein: protein MKKYLVLAAVAAFAFVLLPDAAYAWGPGVHISIAEWLLSNLTLLPAPVAHTIALHKDAFKYGALSADIFIGKGSTVVPGHSHNWETGFTLLKNVQSPKLRSYAYGYLSHLAADVVAHNNYVPSLMSGAPTSGKLGHVYIEAQADRMVRWNSNSVRGLFKISCTDHDCELLAATNKNRSGFAIRKQVFRSSVALCGAYPWKSSLKLLHHTMPGAADKKYLRSMIDASAQSVVNILSMRDKSAVVGVDPIGASALADSKGLCAGTPILPKRNPFPLVFPLDKRVSTLPKLQVSHRIVL from the coding sequence ATGAAAAAATATTTGGTACTGGCGGCGGTAGCTGCCTTTGCTTTTGTTTTGCTTCCGGATGCAGCATATGCATGGGGACCGGGGGTACATATTTCAATAGCCGAATGGCTCCTTTCCAACCTGACTCTTCTACCTGCACCTGTCGCGCATACTATTGCTTTACACAAAGACGCCTTTAAATACGGCGCACTCTCTGCGGATATCTTTATTGGAAAAGGAAGCACTGTCGTTCCCGGACATAGTCATAACTGGGAAACAGGCTTTACTCTTTTAAAAAATGTTCAAAGTCCTAAGCTTCGTTCATATGCCTATGGCTATCTTTCGCATCTCGCAGCAGATGTTGTAGCGCATAACAATTACGTTCCAAGCCTCATGTCAGGAGCACCAACTTCCGGCAAGCTCGGCCACGTGTACATCGAGGCACAAGCAGACCGCATGGTACGTTGGAACAGCAACAGTGTCCGCGGACTTTTTAAGATTTCTTGTACAGATCATGACTGCGAATTACTTGCAGCCACAAATAAAAACAGAAGCGGGTTTGCCATCCGTAAGCAAGTGTTCCGCAGCAGCGTTGCACTCTGTGGTGCATATCCGTGGAAAAGTTCTCTTAAGCTTCTCCATCATACCATGCCTGGCGCAGCAGACAAAAAATATCTGCGTTCCATGATTGATGCCAGTGCACAATCCGTGGTCAATATTTTGTCAATGCGCGATAAGTCCGCCGTCGTAGGCGTTGACCCTATCGGTGCATCCGCGTTGGCAGACTCAAAAGGGCTTTGTGCGGGAACTCCAATTTTGCCTAAGCGAAACCCTTTTCCGCTCGTTTTTCCGCTTGATAAGCGTGTTTCAACACTGCCTAAGTTGCAGGTTTCACATCGTATCGTACTTTAG
- the hemW gene encoding radical SAM family heme chaperone HemW, producing the protein MLLYLHVPFCRSKCGYCAFHSQVPDANAMQVYLDALMREIALWGDRLGNVAVETIFFGGGTPSMLPSKSIDAVLNRLAKSFAISNGAEISMEANPESAARDTFLQDVRRSGINRLSLGIQSLNRELLHTLGRPHSAKQAIAAIELARQSGFNNINVDFIWGLPGQRLKHWLEELKEIVKLGPDHLSCYSLTIEENTPFEVAYDDGKLELPSDDDQGKMFLYGSDFLELQGYTHYEISNFARMGFQCRHNLGYWEGVDYLGLGPSAVSTINSRRWSNPKDLAGYARQTTQGQLGDNAETLTPHERMQELIMLRLRTARGLRFAAYKELTGRVFMEDFRPMITALHQHGLVKIRNGYLNLTKRGMLVSNTIIENLFDAMDRL; encoded by the coding sequence ATGTTGCTATATTTACATGTTCCCTTTTGCCGCAGTAAATGCGGGTACTGTGCGTTCCATTCCCAAGTTCCGGATGCGAACGCTATGCAAGTGTATCTAGATGCATTGATGCGAGAAATTGCCCTTTGGGGCGACAGGCTTGGCAATGTAGCAGTAGAAACCATCTTTTTTGGTGGCGGTACGCCGTCCATGCTTCCTTCCAAATCTATTGATGCTGTTCTTAACAGACTTGCCAAGAGTTTTGCCATCAGCAACGGGGCAGAAATCAGCATGGAGGCAAATCCCGAATCTGCCGCGCGTGACACCTTTCTTCAGGATGTTCGACGTTCCGGTATTAACCGGTTGAGTCTTGGAATCCAAAGCTTAAACAGAGAATTGCTGCATACATTAGGACGACCGCATTCAGCAAAACAGGCGATCGCTGCAATTGAACTCGCACGTCAGAGCGGGTTTAATAATATTAATGTAGATTTTATTTGGGGATTACCGGGCCAACGACTCAAGCATTGGCTTGAAGAACTGAAAGAGATTGTGAAGTTGGGGCCGGATCATCTTTCTTGTTATAGCCTGACAATTGAAGAGAATACGCCGTTTGAAGTTGCGTATGATGATGGAAAGTTAGAGTTACCTTCTGATGATGATCAGGGAAAAATGTTTTTGTACGGCTCAGACTTTCTGGAACTTCAAGGCTACACCCACTACGAGATTTCTAATTTTGCCCGTATGGGCTTTCAGTGCCGCCATAATCTTGGGTACTGGGAAGGCGTTGACTATTTGGGGCTCGGGCCTTCAGCTGTATCGACAATAAATAGTCGTCGCTGGAGCAATCCTAAAGACCTTGCAGGATACGCAAGGCAGACCACACAAGGGCAGCTTGGTGATAATGCTGAGACTCTGACACCGCATGAACGCATGCAGGAGCTTATTATGCTCCGTCTGCGAACTGCACGTGGGTTGCGTTTTGCGGCATACAAAGAGCTCACCGGAAGAGTTTTTATGGAAGATTTCCGGCCTATGATTACAGCACTGCATCAGCATGGCTTAGTCAAAATTCGTAATGGGTATCTGAACCTTACGAAGCGTGGCATGCTGGTCTCTAATACCATTATAGAGAACCTCTTTGACGCGATGGACCGACTCTAG
- a CDS encoding MarR family winged helix-turn-helix transcriptional regulator has product MKRFSEEPIPLGYAVAMTHRMQAAKAKEKVSQYGITFGQVPFLIEILHNKEPMTQDALSKALFIDPAATARAVEQLEIKGFVTRKVNPKNRRQKLVSATDKANWIKGDLRSSLRETMQEMLAPLTAEEQKTLTTLLSKVCEHGLKP; this is encoded by the coding sequence ATGAAACGCTTTTCAGAGGAACCGATTCCATTGGGATATGCAGTAGCGATGACTCATCGCATGCAAGCCGCAAAAGCTAAAGAAAAAGTATCCCAATATGGTATAACATTTGGTCAGGTGCCATTTTTAATAGAAATTTTGCACAATAAAGAACCAATGACGCAGGACGCTCTGTCTAAAGCGCTTTTTATTGATCCCGCAGCCACAGCACGCGCTGTGGAACAATTGGAGATTAAGGGTTTTGTTACACGGAAAGTAAACCCTAAGAATCGAAGACAAAAGCTCGTGTCAGCCACAGATAAAGCGAACTGGATAAAAGGTGACCTCCGCTCATCATTACGAGAAACAATGCAAGAAATGCTCGCTCCACTGACCGCGGAAGAGCAAAAAACTCTTACAACGCTACTGTCCAAAGTTTGCGAACATGGCCTGAAGCCATAG
- a CDS encoding M23 family metallopeptidase, with amino-acid sequence MYIQQKINKKRVSLAIVTAILVAFTAYVSLTPSQSTQTAQNETKSTTSVATSNASPKALIASATHQIQSSTEPEPDPQPVVKVFSGKIGKGETASTLLNKWLTKAEVYELASTTKKTFRLTKIRRGRPFRVTTIDGDFTQFEYEIDNDQCLSVTKSDDGFVAKCKDIKYDITTERIHGVINSNLYEAIANAGEKAALAARIGDIFGWEIDFIRDIRKNDNFTVVVEKRFREGKFQGYGKILAARFVNQGNTHEGYYMKDKDGFTQYYTAEGKNLRRAFLKAPLKFSRISSKFSKHRLHPVLKTYRPHNGIDYAAPRGTPVSAIGNGKVIKIARSKAAGKYVKIRHSNGYESGYLHLSRFAKGLRVGKKVKQGQTIAYVGATGLATGPHLDFRMKKNGKYINPAKAINPRAPKATKAQIAILKEKVKLLDPVKDTAQTPNQAVDNAV; translated from the coding sequence ATGTATATTCAGCAGAAAATAAACAAGAAAAGAGTCTCTCTGGCTATTGTTACAGCAATTTTAGTTGCTTTTACAGCGTATGTATCATTAACACCGTCGCAAAGCACACAGACTGCCCAGAACGAAACAAAAAGCACCACTTCTGTCGCTACCTCTAACGCATCACCAAAAGCACTCATTGCTTCAGCGACACACCAGATTCAATCTTCAACCGAACCCGAACCAGATCCACAGCCTGTTGTAAAAGTGTTCAGTGGAAAAATTGGAAAAGGTGAGACAGCCTCCACGCTTTTAAACAAATGGCTCACTAAAGCGGAAGTGTATGAACTTGCATCCACAACAAAGAAAACATTCCGCCTCACAAAAATCCGTCGGGGGCGTCCTTTCAGGGTCACAACCATCGATGGAGACTTCACACAATTTGAATACGAAATCGATAATGATCAATGCCTTTCCGTCACCAAATCAGACGACGGCTTCGTAGCTAAATGCAAGGATATCAAATACGACATCACCACCGAACGTATTCATGGCGTGATTAACTCCAATCTCTACGAAGCAATAGCTAACGCTGGAGAAAAAGCCGCACTGGCCGCACGCATTGGTGACATCTTCGGTTGGGAAATCGACTTTATTCGCGATATTCGTAAAAATGACAATTTCACTGTTGTTGTTGAAAAACGATTCCGCGAAGGAAAATTCCAAGGCTACGGTAAGATACTTGCTGCCCGTTTTGTGAATCAGGGCAATACTCATGAAGGCTACTACATGAAGGATAAAGACGGCTTTACGCAGTACTACACTGCGGAAGGCAAAAACCTGCGCCGCGCATTTTTAAAAGCACCGCTCAAGTTTTCCCGTATCTCTTCAAAATTCAGTAAACACCGCCTGCATCCTGTCCTCAAAACCTACCGCCCGCATAATGGCATTGACTACGCAGCTCCTCGCGGAACCCCTGTTTCTGCGATCGGCAATGGTAAGGTTATTAAAATCGCACGCAGCAAGGCCGCTGGTAAGTATGTAAAAATTCGCCACAGCAATGGGTATGAATCTGGCTACTTACATCTAAGCCGCTTTGCTAAGGGGCTTAGAGTGGGAAAAAAGGTTAAGCAAGGTCAAACTATCGCCTATGTCGGCGCTACAGGGCTTGCAACAGGACCTCACCTGGATTTTCGTATGAAAAAGAACGGCAAATACATCAACCCTGCGAAAGCAATCAACCCGCGTGCACCAAAGGCTACTAAAGCACAGATTGCTATTTTAAAAGAAAAAGTAAAACTACTTGATCCAGTAAAGGATACTGCTCAGACACCTAACCAAGCTGTCGATAACGCAGTGTAA
- a CDS encoding LysE family translocator: protein MLTYDITHWSSFFAAALLLNISPGPDFAFILSQTVKGGKKAGVAAMVGIWTGAFGHVLLAALGVSAIVMASANAFAVIKWVGAAYLLWLGFNALRSKGTGFQIDNDGIAENIFSIYRQGILIDLLNPKVATFFIAFLPQFIVDGAGPVWMQLLLHGTLLIATAALVEPPLIFIGDRLTTQLRSSQKLRVWLDRVLGSVLVGLGVKLALSER from the coding sequence ATGCTTACCTACGACATTACACATTGGTCATCATTTTTTGCAGCCGCATTACTTTTAAATATTTCTCCAGGTCCTGATTTTGCCTTTATTCTCAGCCAGACAGTTAAAGGCGGGAAAAAAGCCGGAGTTGCAGCAATGGTTGGAATCTGGACGGGAGCATTTGGCCATGTGCTTCTTGCTGCCCTTGGAGTATCAGCCATTGTAATGGCCTCAGCCAACGCTTTCGCCGTTATTAAATGGGTTGGGGCTGCTTATTTGCTCTGGCTTGGTTTCAATGCGTTACGCTCAAAAGGTACAGGATTTCAGATTGACAATGATGGAATAGCAGAAAATATTTTTTCAATTTACCGTCAGGGAATTTTGATCGACCTGCTTAATCCCAAGGTCGCCACATTTTTTATTGCTTTTCTTCCTCAATTTATTGTTGACGGGGCAGGACCAGTCTGGATGCAACTACTTCTGCACGGAACTCTGCTTATTGCCACTGCAGCACTTGTAGAGCCACCTCTTATTTTTATCGGTGACCGACTGACCACCCAATTACGATCAAGTCAGAAATTGCGCGTCTGGCTTGATCGAGTGCTTGGAAGCGTTCTTGTAGGACTTGGTGTTAAATTAGCGCTAAGTGAACGCTAG
- a CDS encoding bifunctional riboflavin kinase/FAD synthetase — MLIARSIQEISLDLSKGCCVTIGNFDGVHNGHRKLLNRTKEKAASMGVPSVVVTFCPHPLKVLAGSHAPALITDYDKKLDLLEKLGVDLVLLLEFTRDLAALEPEEFVKTILVDKLNMKELVVGYDYAFGKGRKGNFELLSALGKKFGYNTERLDPVMIDDAIVSSTRIRDLIKAGKVWDVKPLMDRFYIIRGTVIHGMDRGGKLLGFPTANMRVRDELYPKPGVYATWAELDGNVYQAVTNIGCNPTFGNDEISVETFILDFDADIYGWELRLNFVARIRDEKKFSGLDELIEQITSDVSLARQLLDTPEAHL; from the coding sequence ATGCTAATAGCACGAAGCATACAGGAAATTTCATTAGATCTTTCCAAAGGTTGTTGCGTTACTATCGGAAACTTCGATGGTGTGCACAACGGTCACAGGAAGTTACTTAACCGCACTAAAGAAAAAGCGGCGTCTATGGGTGTACCCAGTGTCGTTGTTACCTTTTGCCCGCACCCTCTCAAGGTTCTTGCCGGCTCGCATGCCCCTGCTCTAATTACTGACTACGATAAAAAATTAGACCTGTTGGAAAAACTCGGTGTAGACCTTGTGCTATTACTTGAATTTACGCGAGACCTGGCAGCACTGGAGCCTGAAGAGTTTGTAAAAACAATTCTCGTCGATAAGCTTAACATGAAAGAGCTTGTTGTAGGCTACGATTACGCTTTCGGCAAAGGCCGCAAGGGAAATTTTGAGCTGCTCTCCGCATTAGGTAAAAAATTCGGGTATAACACTGAACGTCTTGACCCTGTGATGATTGATGACGCTATCGTCAGCTCCACACGCATACGCGATCTGATCAAGGCAGGTAAGGTATGGGATGTAAAGCCTCTTATGGATCGCTTTTACATCATACGCGGTACGGTTATTCACGGAATGGACCGTGGTGGAAAACTTCTCGGCTTTCCGACTGCAAACATGCGTGTTCGAGATGAACTGTACCCGAAACCGGGTGTGTACGCCACGTGGGCAGAGTTAGACGGTAACGTATATCAGGCTGTAACCAATATCGGCTGTAACCCAACCTTTGGTAATGATGAAATCAGCGTTGAAACATTTATTCTAGACTTTGACGCAGACATCTATGGATGGGAACTGCGTCTAAACTTTGTTGCGCGCATACGCGATGAGAAAAAGTTTAGTGGACTGGATGAACTCATCGAACAAATTACCAGCGATGTTTCGCTCGCACGACAGCTGCTCGATACACCCGAAGCACATCTGTAG